The Chelonia mydas isolate rCheMyd1 chromosome 3, rCheMyd1.pri.v2, whole genome shotgun sequence genome includes a region encoding these proteins:
- the ZNF451 gene encoding E3 SUMO-protein ligase ZNF451 isoform X5 produces the protein MEKVDSQHAHGLQELEFIRGHSDTEAARLCVDQWLKMPGLKPGTINMGRKAVSHRTGQTPINSNPILCPVMHCNRKFDNGHLLLGHLKRFDHSPCDPAITLRGPPTNAVACVVCCKRFVTSQQYSDHLLSKIGPGTQFGLWKEGNSKEFMSINLLLNINENDGHKRNLPPQLIQCFACPYCFLLFSIRDECLQHMSGKNHFLQVFKLSGETGTPLPLSFPSYAKKLLIALCKEVPFQVKCTSCHQKLRSHMELTAHFRTRCRNAGPVSLSEKSISQVAEIFKARGHCQNCDRLFVDESQINQHSHATQHKVKIITTMEESILMFCHINERNKNPCQLRQIINQSRSSLLKRPLTLSEPVCENESAISKRKKDLEEKNQEAGVSLRQDNTGKIKAWFCECLLKFSTEESVEKHVLSANRICHKCAVCGKLAENSSIIRLHMSRFHGGAHLTNFIFWCRACNTDLLREENIMAHVTEFHGGHSYYYEQEALENEPMASSSDTLCNISKREEHLPSPVDQSLERSPILGKWQCCICEEMFESEDSVKQHCMSLGSHQFHRYCCGLCKKHFHKAETLYRHCQEQHSQEIQVKYFCGLCGDLFFDVEEEFLVHYKGFHSTDYMFVSEESIKNKDDLTLLEKGDFLTCGCREEYISRVNRKEDHRNCQKALLEKGNLWFRCCFCSATAQNFTDLNDHLSKSHTPRKSHEEMYVVRCGACNKNFHDIVSAHQHYHDKHCFLQKPNIKHFGSESESKVFNFTATGACVDKKPDKLKFPANVTKVQKKSESPSLKREEDRRKERSENKAYSEEHGEEDSELPDFDYLRTMTHIVLVDLDNWGRFFIHLPANLNQGTFVWGFQGGHSNWKPPEQCKIFNYLNKIGCFFLHPRCGTRREAADFALCMHAGRLDEHLPKQIPFTILSGDKSFLELEDQFKKTQRTAHILNPHDIDGDMMCALLNSISDTTKVSDSEEDDDIKTVQMSFQETKKQEEEDVELQEAIKRSLEEM, from the exons GTCTCAAACCAGGCACCATTAACATGGGAAGAAAAGCTGTGTCCCACAGAACCGGCCAAACACCAATCAACAGCAATCCCATTTTATGTCCTGTAATGCACTGCAACAGGAAGTTTGATAATGGTCATCTTCTGTTAGGTCACCTGAAAAG GTTTGATCATTCTCCATGTGACCCAGCAATTACACTACGTGGACCTCCAACTAATGCTGTTGCCTGTGTGGTGTGCTGCAAAAGATTTGTCACCTCACAGCAGTATAGTGATCACCTTTTATCTAAG ATTGGGCCTGGAACTCAGTTTGGTCTGTGGAAGGAAGGGAATTCCAAAGAATTCATGAGTATTAATTTATTACTGAAT ataaatGAAAATGATGGGCATAAAAGAAATCTTCCTCCACAGCTTATTCAGTGCTTTGCATGTCCATACTGCTTCCTCCTTTTCAGCATAAGAGATGAATGCCTGCAGCATATGTCTGGAAAGAATCACTTCCTTCAGGTTTTTAAATTGAGTG GTGAAACTGGGACACCACTTCCTTTATCTTTCCCATCTTATGCAAAGAAACTTCTGATAGCTTTATGTAAAGAGGTCCCATTCCAAGTGAAGTGCACATCCTGCCACCAGAAGTTGCGTTCGCATATGGAGCTAACAGCTCACTTCAG AACTCGTTGTCGTAATGCTGGTCCTGTATCACTGTCGGAAAAGAGCATCTCCCAGGTTGCAGAAATATTTAAAGCAAGAGGTCACTGTCAAAACTGTGACAGACTCTTTGTAGATGAAAGCCAGATCAACCAGCATAGCCATGCAACTCAACACAAAGTTAAAATTATTACCACAATGGAAGAGTCCATCTTGATGTTTTGCCATattaatgaaagaaataaaaacccATGTCAGCTGAGGCAGATTATAAATCAGTCAAGGTCTTCACTCCTTAAGAGACCATTGACTTTGAGTGAGCCTGTCTGTGAAAATGAGTCTGCCATTTCAAAACGGAAAAAggatttagaagaaaaaaatcaagaggcTGGAGTAAGCCTACGTCAAGACAACACAGGCAAAATAAAAGCCTGGTTCTGTGAATGCCTTCTGAAGTTTTCTACTGAAGAGTCAGTTGAAAAGCACGTTCTGTCAGCAAATAGAATCTGTCACAAGTGTGCTGTATGTGGGAAGCTTGCTGAAAACTCAAGCATCATCCGTCTGCATATGAGTCGGTTCCATGGAGGGGCACACTTAACTAACTTCATTTTCTGGTGCCGGGCATGCAATACAGACCTACTGAGAGAAGAGAACATTATGGCACATGTCACTGAATTTCATGGTGGACATTCTTACTATTATGAACAGGAAGCTCTAGAGAATGAACCTATGGCATCCTCTTCTGACACACTGTGCAATATCTCCAAACGGGAAGAGCATCTTCCTAGCCCTGTGGATCAGTCCCTTGAGAGAAGTCCTATTTTAGGAAAATGGCAATGCTGCATTTGTGAGGAAATGTTTGAGTCTGAAGACAGCGTTAAACAACATTGTATGTCTTTAGGAAGCCATCAGTTTCACAGGTATTGCTGTGGCTTGTGCAAAAAGCATTTTCACAAAGCAGAAACACTATACCGACACTGCCAAGAGCAGCACAGCCAAGAGATACAGGTTAAATATTTTTGTGGCCTTTGTGGTGATCTCTTTTTCGATGTTGAGGAAGAATTTCTAGTCCACTATAAGGGTTTCCATAGCACAGATTACATGTTTGTGTCTGAAGagtcaataaaaaataaagacgACCTTACACTATTAGAAAAAGGTGACTTTCTAACCTGCGGCTGCCGGGAAGAGTATATCTCCAGAGTAAATAGAAAGGAAGATCACCGGAATTGTCAGAAAGCCCTACTGGAAAAAGGCAATCTGTGGTTTCGCTGCTGCTTCTGTTCAGCAACGGCACAAAATTTCACAGACTTGAATGATCATCTCAGCAAAAGTCACACTCCAAGGAAAAGCCATGAAGAGATGTATGTTGTGAGATGTGGTGCATGCAACAAAAATTTCCACGATATTGTGAGTGCCCATCAACACTATCATGATAAACACTGCTTCTTGCAAAAGCCTAATATAAAACATTTCGGATCAGAATCAGAAAGCAAAGTCTTCAACTTTACAGCCACTGGTGCTTGTGTGGACAAGAAGCCTGATAAACTAAAGTTTCCAGCAAATGTAACTAAGGTTCAAAAAAAGTCAGAATCTCCTTCTCTAAAGAGAGAAGAAgatagaaggaaagaaagaagtgaGAATAAAGCATATTCTGAAGAGCATGGTGAAGAAG ACAGTGAACTGCCAGATTTTGACTATCTGCGCACCATGACTCACATCGTGCTGGTGGACTTAGACAACTGGGGAAGGTTTTTCATTCATCTGCCAGCCAACCTGAACCAAGGGACATTTGTCTGGGGCTTTCAAG GAGGACACAGCAATTGGAAGCCTCCAGAACAGTGCAAAATCTTTAATTACCTTaataagattggatgtttcttcCTTCATCCACGCTGTGGTACCAGAAGGGAAGCAGCAGACTTCGCACTCTGCATGCAT GCTGGCCGTCTGGATGAGCACCTGCCCAAACAAATTCCTTTCACCATTCTCTCTGGAGACAAAAGCTTTCTAGAACTGGAGGATCAGTTTAAGAAGACTCAGCGGACAGCTCACATCCTAAACCCTCATGACATCGATGGAGATATGATGTGTGCCTTACTAAACAGCATTTCAGATACTACAAAAG